A genomic stretch from Gracilimonas sp. includes:
- a CDS encoding GDSL-type esterase/lipase family protein — MSKKKATEEEKGVLEQFMLPYYHITKRIPLFPGKNNIQSEAGLFGITEEELKQYRKNYDDNAREAALEILKDDEIVDCLDKLPMDGEETMVAFGDSNTEDAQGWFTILKHVLEISTENPNFKFINAGVSYNTTSEALRRIDRDVVIHEPDWVIIALGTFDAQRLNIAPDRTLLPLSETWENIETIQSILETRVENPLVWITPASVIDEILEENLLYDFTIQMKDLSQVQELIAGKNGAIIDPGVKRMGENEPQAWNYLPDGLHHSLSGHMETVKALIKKLAEPKN; from the coding sequence ATGTCAAAGAAGAAAGCAACAGAAGAAGAGAAAGGGGTTTTAGAACAATTTATGCTCCCCTATTACCATATCACGAAAAGAATTCCTCTTTTTCCGGGGAAAAATAATATTCAATCGGAAGCAGGTCTGTTTGGTATCACTGAGGAGGAATTAAAACAATACAGAAAAAATTATGATGATAATGCCCGGGAAGCTGCATTAGAGATTTTAAAAGACGATGAAATAGTCGATTGTTTAGACAAGCTTCCAATGGATGGAGAAGAAACCATGGTAGCTTTTGGTGATTCCAATACAGAGGATGCCCAAGGTTGGTTTACTATTTTGAAGCATGTGCTGGAAATTTCCACCGAAAACCCAAACTTCAAATTTATCAATGCCGGGGTTTCTTACAATACAACGTCTGAAGCATTGCGTCGAATTGACCGGGATGTTGTGATACATGAACCGGATTGGGTTATAATTGCTTTAGGCACTTTTGATGCTCAGAGATTGAATATTGCCCCTGATCGGACATTATTGCCACTTTCCGAAACATGGGAAAATATTGAAACTATTCAGTCTATATTGGAGACAAGGGTTGAAAATCCTTTAGTATGGATTACCCCGGCATCTGTGATTGATGAAATCTTAGAAGAGAATCTTTTGTATGACTTTACTATTCAAATGAAAGATCTAAGCCAGGTGCAAGAACTGATTGCAGGTAAAAATGGAGCGATTATAGATCCAGGGGTAAAGCGTATGGGAGAAAACGAGCCACAGGCTTGGAATTATTTACCTGATGGTTTGCATCATTCTTTATCAGGGCATATGGAAACGGTAAAAGCTCTTATAAAAAAACTGGCCGAACCTAAAAATTGA